The genomic DNA CATTTATGCCAGGAACATTTTTATTAAGAATCTCGGCTATTGCCCCGCCCAACGGATAATATACCCCGGCTGTACCCCCTGTAGCAATGTTAATGAACTGTTTTGCTGGTGCTTTCTGGTCAGCTGACTTTGTGCTGCTTCCGCAGCCTGCCAGCAAACCAACTAACATCATGGATACTACAAAAATTACCAACAGTTTCTTCATGCAAAATCCTCCTTTTTTCTTGCCGTTAATTTCATCACATTCCACTTTTTAGGCTATTCCACTTTTTAGGCCTTTTTCCTGCATTTAAATGTTAGAATATTAGCAATTTGTAAAAAAAATTTTTATTCCTACCGGTTAATTATTTTACCGATATTTTTTAGTTCGATTGATAGCGTTCCGTCCGGATTACTAACAAATTCCATGAAATCTTTGTTATCAAAATAGTCTACCGGAAACAAGATTTCAATCCCGGTATCAGTCTTAATTTTGTGATTTTTACCCTTTTTGACGCAAAAGTCCCGATCTATTTTTACGACTTCGGTTATTCCTGCCTTTTTTACTTCTTCAAAATATTCCTGCTGCATGATGGGCGACGAATGGAAAACTGTTTTGCCTAGCTCAACTGGATCGAGATATTCTGATGTCTCAGTATTCTCCACCATATAGTTTTTCGCTTTAGCAATCGCTGCTACACTACTATGACCATGATTTTCGGCTACTTTACGGGTTATAGCGTTTACTAATTTTATGGTGCTATTAGGCGAAATACTTGAACTGCATTCTAAAACTCTTTCTGACAGGACAAAGCTTTCCTCCCCATTAACGGTATGCTTTTTATCAATAAACTTAATTTCCAACGACTCTGCATCGATAAGTGCGTATTCGTCAATCTTCTGCGAAGGATTGGGCAGGATGGCATAGTGATTAATAATTTCATTTTTGACCTTATCACCATCATGAACGACCTGATGTGTAAAGCCAACCCGGTTATTGCATTTGAAAAGTGTAATAAAGCGTGTTGTATCCATCGTCAAATCACAAATAAGCAAATCAGAAGAATCCAATACGTCGGCCTTTGAAAAAGCGTTATGCACTAATTCTGCGATTGCGACTGAAAACGGGACAAAATCCAAACTGCCCCCGATATAGTCTGTCAAATAGCTTTTAAATTTGCTAGCGGCGATAAAAGCACCGGCCTTTGAACTCTGGTCATTATATGACTTCTCAATATGCTTAGTTAAAAAGGCAAACACACTGTCATTTTTCATTTCTAATTCTTGCTCAGAAAAAACAGTTATACCTGATTTGTAATCTAAAATATGCAGAATAGCTTTGTTTACTATGATCAATATTTTCACCAGTTGCCTTACAAGTTGTGATATATTTTTCTATTTTACCATTTATAAATATATCACAACAGGCTATATAACAAAAAAATCCTGCCCGGCCAGACCGAGATTTTGTTACTAAAAATCTCGGTTTATAAAGGTTCTGAAGACCACGTGGACTGCAGCTAACAACGCCCCAACAGCATCGCTAATGAGATCGGTATTAGTGTCCCACAGACTAGGCTGACTGGGCGGACTAGGATGAGACAGGCTATCGGTGAAAAATTCGAGGATTTCGTAAGAGGCCCCTATACTTAAACCAAGACAGGCAGCCAGGATAAATTTTACTGGCTTGACAACAGGGTTTGCTATCATCTGAACCACTAAAACATAGAAAAACAATGCGAAAGCATATGTCCCAAAGATATGCAGAACTTTATCAAAGACGGCTGATGTCGTATATAAGTTAAAACAGTAGCCGAACAAGCCGTCAATCAAAATGGCAAGCATCACCAATACCCGGACATAATTGTTCATAATAAGGCCATATCTGGCCTCAAGGAAGGTGTATACCACCATAAAAACGGTAGTTCCTGCCACACTTCGCATATAATCGGGCCGCCCCTGATAAGCCAGTGCTAAAATAACTGCTATTTGTAGTATTAAAAAAACAACGGTGATTGTAACTATCGCCCGTACATTTCTGACCAAGAAAAATACCTCCAGCTCTTGCTATTTTGCTGAAAGTATGCCCAAATTAGCGAAAAAATTGTAATGCTAACTAGCAGTGGTGACTCTTATATCTTCGCATTCCTAACCAGGCTGCCCATAAAAGAATAATCAATAGAGTCGCGCCCATATCGAGATAAATGGAGCCAAAATTAGCTGCTGCACTACTAGCTGGCACGGATGCTCCTGTAATGTGTCCAACGCCGGCGCCGAGCATGAATACCGACCAGCCGATAACTACAGCATGCACGAAACTGCCTCTGATCCATATAGCCATCAGGCCAAGCAAGCCCCAGACTCCGGCATAAATGGCGATATCCTTATGCAAAGGACTCAACGCCCAGCCAAGCATCGAGGCTACTCTTTCAGGGAAAAACACCTGCCCAATAAACGCTGCCATGCTCACAAGACCAATACCAAAGAAAATGCAATAAAGCACTAATAGTTCCATGCCTCTTGTTTTATTAAGACTTCTTCGCTTGACAATCAAATGAATTATCCCGGCAGCTAGACCCAGCAACAAAATCGTGGCATTAAACAAAGTAATCCCCCGCCTTTCTTTGATTGTGCCAATCCTAGTGCACTATATGCAGACCGGCCCTTCAGTAGAACAATCTACCAATTAGAATTGAAAATATTGTAAATGATATATCAGCCACTACCTTTTTTTACAGAAAAGAGACTCAACCGGCAGCATAAGACTGCGGTTGAGCCTGCTATTCTTTGCTTATAAGCTGGCTATGTGCTAAACCACAACGAGAAAAAAGTGTCGTGGTTTTCATAATAGCAATCATCGTCACGAATTAGGATAAAGACCCCATTGTGAAAGAATCCGATACTGACTAACTCGTCATAATCGTTATAAAACATAATCGCATTAACTACCCGATGATTATGATACCAAAAACCTGCGCCATGCCTATCTATCCATCGGTACGGGCGCAGCCCCGGAAATCTGTCGTGCCATTCATGGTTCTCAATCAGTATCATATGGTGTTGAACTGAGTGACGGTCAAAACGTTCATGCCACTTGAATGGAATATGAGCCCGATATGAGCGTTCTACCGGGCGCCAATGCTTCTGATTGTACTTTGGATGAGACCAGTCATGATGACCATCGCGCCGACGATCAACCCGCTGGTGATGGCGCTGCTCGTGTCTATCACGCTCTACTCTCTCGCGCTGCTGTTTATCCCGCTCCACTCTCTCGCGCTGCTGCTTATCCCGCTCTTGCTGTCCCCGAGCCTGCTCTGCCAAATTGTAATTATCTTGTAAGTTAGCATGCTGACGATAATTTATGTTATTCTCTGCTTTTGTCACCGAGGGTATCGATAAAACAAACATAACGAGGCATAAGATGATTATCCTTTTCATTTTTGATCCCTCCTTCTTATGCGTAATATGTTCAATGATATGCCAAAGATTGACTAATCATTCCAAATGTTTCAGCGAGACGATTATGACTGAATGAGAGCTTGAACTAGCTTAATCTAATTGTACCAAAATTAGGAATATTTTGAAGGAAGCCGTAAAAGTTTCTTGAAAATAGGTTATCATATAGTAATTATTAATCTTAAGGAGCAAATAATGGGACATATCATAAACGATGAAAAAGAATATCGGATGCTCCAGCAGCGACTGGACTATAACCTTACAGGAGCCCCCTATTCGCCTATCTTTATGGACATATTAAAAATACTATTTACACCACAGGAAGCTCACATCGCGCGTCAAATTCCCTTAAGGCCAACCCTGTTATCGACCGTTGCCGGTAAGCTTAATATATCAGCCGATGAGTTACGCGAAAAAATTCTTGCGATGGCTGAGCGGGGACTGGTATTTGATTTCGAACATAAGGGGCAGACCCATATTGTGCTGGCACCGGTTGTTATCGGCTTTTTCGAGTTCATTTTTATGCGCACTCGCGATAACTTGCCTCTTAAAGAACTTGCGGAGTTATTTGAAGAATACATGAGTAATAATGATCGCTTTGCCCAAAGTATATTTGCAGGATCAACTCAATTAGGCCGAGCTTTAGTCCATGAACAAGCCTTACCGAGCCAAGATTATTCCTAAATATTAGATTGGGAAAAAGCCAGCGCCATTGTAGCTTCGGCAAAAACCATCGGCGTCTCGCTATGCACTTGCAGGCATAAGGCCTACCATCTCGGCAGAAGCTGCGATGCGCCGTTGGAAACATGTTTAACTATGGGACGAAGCGTGGATATTCTTATAAATAAAGGCTTGGCCAAACCAATAACCACTAGTAAAGCTTTACGGATTATTGAAGATTGCAGAAGTATGGGCTTAGTGCAGATAGCGGATAACGTGCAGAAAGATGTGGGCTTTATATGTAATTGCTGCAGCTGCTGCTGCGAATTTATTCAGGCTATAAAACGATTTGAGCTTAGAAATGCAGTAGTTTCTTCTAATTGGCTAGCTGCCGTTGATGCTAATAAGTGCCGCAGCTGCGGGGCCTGTGTAAGAGCCTGCCCGATTGGCGCCTTGGATATCGACAATAACCACGCAAGCAAACCAACCTGTGACGAAACGCTGTGTCTAGGCTGCGGTGTCTGCGCAGCAGCTTGCAAATTCGACAGCTTGACTATGACTCCACGTAAGCAGCGCGTAATCGTGCCCGAGACCGCTTATGACAGAATCATATCAATGGCCATTGAGCGCGGCAAACTAGCGAATTTAGTGTTTGATGATCCATCCAAACTAAGTCACCGAGCAATCGGGCGAATCATTGGAACTGTCGAAAACTCCTCACCTGTTAAGGCTTTACTGGCAATTAAACCTATAAAATCCGCCTTTTTAACTGCCGTTGTATCAAGGATAAAAAAAGCCACAGGAGCAGATTGAATTAAAAAAGGTAGTCCTATTTGGACTACCTAATTAATTTTTACGACCCTTACTCAAGAAAACTATAGGCATAGTAATCGATTGTTACGGCTGAAACTGCTTCTAATTCATCAGCTTTTACCGCGCTGACTTTTAGTGTAGGCGCTAGGTCGGACTCGGTTGACGGAATAAATTCCATTTCGCTTGGAACGGCAGAAACTGTTATTGAGTCCTCGGCATTACCAATAATGACTTTTGGTGCAAGCGCTAGGTCGGACTCGGTTGGCGGAACGAATTCCAATTCTTGAGTATAGAATCCCGGTCTCACACTTTCACCTCCTTATCATGCCTTTTTTGTTTCACCTATTATATGATATTCAGGTTAGAAGTGAAACGTAACGACACTCTAAGTTTGTGAAATTTTTATTGTAATGAAATGGAAATGGAGACTTATCGCTGTGTTACTGCTTAGGCAAGTCTTTAGCCATATCGCTCATATCCATAATTTCTACTCCCGCCGGAAGCTTGAAAATATCCGCCGGCTGGGCGCCCACTTTAAGATTTTTATATTCAATAACCATGTTTACACCTTCAGGATCACTCAATTCTGCCCGCACCGGAATACCATAATCTTCCCTCACCCATAGCTTTGTCTGAGCCTTGCTGTCTTTCTCTTGAACGAGCACAACCTTGCACTTAGCACCATCATAGGTTGTTGTCTCAAGAACTTTGACTTTAGCAGCATCTAAATCCTTTGTAAATTCATCAGGCGTATCAGTATTATTCGCGTCATCGGCAAAAGGCATTTTGAAGGCTGTCCCTTGTGCCGGGATATATGTATACATCACCTTGGCCTCTTCGTCAACAATTGTAATCGTCTTATCATTATTTACTGTTATTTCACTTTTCATATTCTTGTCTGAAAGCCACATCTTACCGGACATGCTTTTACCGGCGGCTGTCATTACAAAATCATATGACATTCCCGGCAAATTTTTTCCTTTGGCAAATAGTTCGTCTACCGTCTCTTCTTTTGCTGCCGGAGCAGCTTGTTTCCCTCCGCTTCCCCCGCAGCCGGCAAGCCCAAGGCTGACGACCGCAAAGCATAATACCAAAAATAATACGGTAAATCTTTTCATAATTTTCTTCCCTCCTAGTTCATTGTCAACATACCGATTTCCCGGTTGGACAGCTCGCGATAGGCAATGGCCATCCCAGTTGCGCCAAGCGGCATGGTCAGAATCACCGGTAACAGGAATAAGAAAGCCCCAGCGCCAGACAAAAGCCCAATTACAAAACTGTAAAGCCAGATTATAAGAGGGTTGTTGGTTTTGAACCATTGCAAAGCCTTTTTCAGCGCGGCTATCGGCTCATAATTCTGTTCAACGACTAGGCCAACAGCCAAAATAAAGATTATTCCTAGGACCGGGCCAACCAATATTTGGACGATAAATCCAACCACTGGAATAGAACCAAGCACGATCGCGATAAGCGTCACTACCCACAAGGCCGCAACGATAAGGAATGTCGGGGCAAATTTGTCAAAATAACCCCATACTTCTTTAATTCCTGCTTCTTCACCCCGCATAAGCTTTAAACAAAGCATGAGCAACCCGCCTGTCAGTGGCCCAGCGAGAATACCGGCAGTAATCAATGACCCGACCGCTGCTACCAGTGTTGCCAGGATAAGTGTCATAAAATTCCGACGATAAAGTTCAATGCTTTCACGGATATTTTGGGTAATGTCCATCCTTCTTTACCCCCTTACTTTTCAAATGTAATAACTCCTTACACTTATTACATTATCTGCTTCTATTCGCATCAAATCAAAAATTTCCTTGTATTGTTTTCCCTAAATTTCAAATTAATGGTTTTATTGATCTTTTTAGTATTATGCGTAAAAAAAAACCCGTGAAATTCACGGGTTAACTCGATTAATTTTACTTCTATGTCCTTAAATCATCTGGCTATTAGCTAGGTATCCTGCAAATTTAACTTATGCAGACGTTTCATGGCATACATCTCGGTATCAGCTTGTTTAATCAGCATATCGACTGAAAGTGGATGTGCCGGATCATATTCAGCAAATCCCTGACTTACACAGATGGGGTATATATGATGATGTTCTGTGTTATAGCCTTCAATATTCTCTTCAGCATCTGCCCAGATACTTTTGGCTTGCGATAAGTCACAATCCGGCAGGATGAGTAAAAATTCATCGCCGCCAAATCTGCATAAAACATCGGATTTGCGTAATCTTTTTAAAATTAATTGACTTGCAGTTTTTATTAATTTGTCACCTTCCTGATGACCATAGGTATCATTAACCGTTTTCAACTCATTTACATCGATAAAAACAATTGATAATTTGGTGTTATTTTTATCAGCCTCGTCGATTTGCTCCTTAAGAAACGCCAATCCTGTACCACGATTCAATAATCCGGTAAGATAGTCCGGTGTTTTTAAAAGTTTTAGCTGGTCCTTTGCCCGCTTACGCTGAACGTAAGATACAGTGCTCAGGATTATTAGTAATACTGCCAGCCCAATGATGAAATATCTATCATTATTTAAAACAGGCTTATTAATTATTATAGTGTTCTCAGGGAGCAGTTCCGGATCGATATTATATTTTCTGAGATAATTGTAATCAAACATATATTTATTAGGGCTTTGCTTAACAATCGGTATCTCTTGCGGCTTCTCCCCTTTTAGGATACGAAGCACGATAGCGGCAGCTGTCTCACCTTGATAGTAACCGCTGGAGAGCATCCCGCCAATAGTGCCATGATCCAAGTAAAAATCCCAAACCGAATAAATTGGTACTGCTGACTTCGCGGCAATGATCCGAATGCTTTCCTCATAAGAATAAATGTTATTAGATTTGTCTTTGTTAAAACTCATCAATAAAATAATTGTATCATTAGGCAACTCAGCCACGCGGTCTTGTATTTCCGACATATTCATATCTTCATAGAAGGTAAAGTTGATTGCCGGGAATTTGGGAATAACATCGGTTAATAACTGTTTATTTACCTGTCCGGTAACACTTCGGTCATTAATAATGACGATATTTCTAACTTGCGGCTGCAATTTCAAAGC from Veillonellaceae bacterium includes the following:
- a CDS encoding nucleoid-associated protein encodes the protein MLIIVNKAILHILDYKSGITVFSEQELEMKNDSVFAFLTKHIEKSYNDQSSKAGAFIAASKFKSYLTDYIGGSLDFVPFSVAIAELVHNAFSKADVLDSSDLLICDLTMDTTRFITLFKCNNRVGFTHQVVHDGDKVKNEIINHYAILPNPSQKIDEYALIDAESLEIKFIDKKHTVNGEESFVLSERVLECSSSISPNSTIKLVNAITRKVAENHGHSSVAAIAKAKNYMVENTETSEYLDPVELGKTVFHSSPIMQQEYFEEVKKAGITEVVKIDRDFCVKKGKNHKIKTDTGIEILFPVDYFDNKDFMEFVSNPDGTLSIELKNIGKIINR
- a CDS encoding outer membrane lipoprotein carrier protein LolA; amino-acid sequence: MKRFTVLFLVLCFAVVSLGLAGCGGSGGKQAAPAAKEETVDELFAKGKNLPGMSYDFVMTAAGKSMSGKMWLSDKNMKSEITVNNDKTITIVDEEAKVMYTYIPAQGTAFKMPFADDANNTDTPDEFTKDLDAAKVKVLETTTYDGAKCKVVLVQEKDSKAQTKLWVREDYGIPVRAELSDPEGVNMVIEYKNLKVGAQPADIFKLPAGVEIMDMSDMAKDLPKQ